One segment of Candidatus Hydrogenedentota bacterium DNA contains the following:
- a CDS encoding right-handed parallel beta-helix repeat-containing protein → MLLRSTLAFIAATLVAFTAPAQSPAITDYPTPQEAIHAHPGVRLFVPAGIHKIDAALVFTGEGGGLYGPGTIEQTNPGATIVTIENGVMTRIEGVTLTRTESAEPARGPGLFINTSRLIEIRGVHVLKARARDAAIEIRNSQQVTVKDCLVRDYKCIAIDDRTSSPLYGYAFRAIDGTGILVNASTGTVIESNRIIEETYLPAREAVEQYKLGEITIRPAEKGKLMPQDAWDTNHVSNWHQGSAVVVTSPRETSHTILRGNYLQNCAQGFDIHSDNVICANNIVDHGFMGVKMTHGSRNIVVEGNLLTHIDLWGILVNPGAASEHAVETKEGAPPKPANHDSGILIANNQITDFGYGHEYWNWGGKNNGDSSYPIILMGKQLEENPNISDVLIQGNIVYDAGRDGVLVDGALVYEKPRYRYALRIDYTPDSPHFPKNVIVGENLFHPGRDGVCNQTLPLGAKE, encoded by the coding sequence ATGCTACTTCGCAGTACTCTCGCCTTCATTGCCGCCACGCTGGTTGCCTTCACGGCTCCGGCCCAGTCGCCCGCCATCACGGATTACCCCACGCCGCAGGAGGCCATCCACGCCCACCCCGGCGTGCGGCTTTTCGTCCCGGCGGGAATTCATAAGATCGATGCCGCCCTGGTTTTCACCGGCGAGGGCGGTGGACTCTACGGTCCCGGCACCATCGAGCAGACCAATCCCGGCGCTACCATTGTGACCATCGAAAATGGCGTCATGACCCGCATCGAGGGCGTCACGCTGACCCGCACCGAATCAGCCGAGCCCGCGCGGGGTCCGGGCCTCTTCATCAACACCAGCCGTCTCATCGAAATTCGTGGGGTTCACGTCCTGAAGGCCCGCGCCCGCGACGCCGCCATCGAGATCCGCAACAGCCAGCAGGTTACCGTGAAGGATTGTCTGGTTCGCGATTACAAGTGCATTGCCATCGATGATCGGACTTCCTCGCCACTGTACGGCTACGCCTTCCGCGCCATCGACGGCACGGGCATCCTGGTCAACGCCAGCACCGGGACCGTCATCGAGTCCAACCGCATCATCGAAGAGACCTACCTGCCCGCCCGGGAGGCCGTGGAACAATACAAGCTGGGTGAGATCACGATTCGCCCGGCGGAGAAGGGCAAACTGATGCCCCAGGACGCGTGGGACACAAACCACGTGAGCAACTGGCATCAGGGCTCCGCCGTGGTCGTCACCAGTCCCCGCGAAACCAGCCACACCATCCTCCGGGGCAACTACCTGCAAAATTGCGCCCAGGGCTTCGACATTCATTCCGACAACGTGATCTGCGCCAACAACATTGTGGACCACGGCTTCATGGGCGTTAAAATGACCCATGGCAGTCGGAATATTGTCGTCGAGGGCAATCTGCTCACCCACATCGATCTCTGGGGCATCCTGGTGAATCCGGGAGCTGCCTCCGAGCATGCCGTCGAGACCAAAGAGGGCGCGCCGCCAAAGCCGGCGAACCACGACAGCGGTATCCTCATCGCCAACAACCAGATCACCGACTTCGGCTACGGACACGAGTACTGGAACTGGGGCGGCAAGAACAACGGCGACAGCAGCTATCCCATTATCCTCATGGGCAAGCAGCTCGAAGAAAACCCGAACATCTCCGACGTGCTGATCCAGGGCAACATCGTCTACGACGCCGGTCGCGACGGGGTGCTGGTGGATGGCGCGCTGGTCTACGAAAAGCCCCGCTACCGCTACGCCCTCCGCATCGACTACACCCCCGACAGCCCGCACTTTCCAAAGAATGTGATCGTGGGCGAGAACCTCTTTCACCCGGGGCG